A genomic window from Tolypothrix sp. PCC 7910 includes:
- a CDS encoding DUF3120 domain-containing protein — protein sequence MINNTLSSYGTPTGSIDTELQSINQGRKGIGELETTLSNSPNLPISPASTKVWLVFAAAVFLVSVPVFIEAPLVRSLPSLSLAIAGLWVWLSFNLMSRPATYLWGDLLLGFSWSWLAGAIYWGWFRWEPLWHLPVESIGLPFACWCLFRNWGKVGNWFYLGSLFGTVLTDVYFYLVDLIPYWRQIMQVEPEGVSAILQNAVIQVRTPWGQAWAIALALVLLTTGIIPLFTKQKHWYAFSGAVLSTILVDSLFLFAALFA from the coding sequence TTGATTAATAATACATTGTCCTCATACGGTACTCCTACCGGCTCTATAGATACTGAATTACAATCCATTAATCAAGGACGCAAAGGCATAGGTGAATTAGAGACAACACTCTCAAATTCGCCTAATTTACCAATATCTCCAGCTTCTACAAAAGTTTGGTTAGTGTTTGCGGCGGCGGTATTTTTGGTATCTGTACCAGTATTTATCGAAGCGCCATTAGTGCGATCGCTCCCTAGTTTAAGTTTAGCGATCGCAGGCTTGTGGGTGTGGCTGAGTTTTAATTTAATGTCACGTCCCGCAACATATCTTTGGGGCGATTTGCTTTTAGGTTTTAGCTGGAGTTGGCTAGCAGGCGCAATTTACTGGGGATGGTTCCGCTGGGAACCGTTATGGCATTTACCAGTAGAATCGATTGGGCTACCCTTTGCTTGTTGGTGTTTGTTCAGAAATTGGGGCAAAGTCGGTAACTGGTTTTACTTAGGTTCCTTGTTTGGGACAGTCTTAACGGATGTGTACTTTTATTTAGTAGATTTAATCCCCTATTGGCGACAAATCATGCAAGTCGAACCTGAGGGAGTTTCAGCAATATTACAAAATGCTGTTATCCAAGTCAGAACACCTTGGGGACAAGCATGGGCGATCGCCTTAGCTTTAGTATTATTAACAACAGGTATTATCCCGCTATTTACTAAGCAAAAACATTGGTACGCCTTCAGTGGTGCAGTTTTAAGCACAATTTTAGTAGACAGCCTATTCCTCTTTGCCGCACTCTTTGCCTAA
- a CDS encoding undecaprenyl-diphosphate phosphatase, which yields MALLKRQQFVMLSAVSAALSVAAFPLQVLSAQPHTGGEGVQQMNILQAIILGFVQGITEFLPISSTAHLKVVPVVLGWGDPGVAFTAIIQLGSIAAVLWYFWPDLARIIKGSARAIALKDYNDYDLRLALGIILGTVPIVFFGLLIKKFIPDFDNSPIRSLSAIAIASIFMSLLLGLAEQLGKRQRNFEKLTMKDGLLMGLAQCLALIPGVSRSGSTLTGGLFMGLERETAARFSFLLGIPAITLAGLVELKDVVGAGLSSDAMIPLVVGVISAAIFSYIAIAGLLRFLKTQSTWVFIWYRLVFGVAILGAISAGLLKNI from the coding sequence ATGGCTCTATTAAAACGACAACAGTTTGTCATGTTGAGTGCGGTATCTGCTGCTTTGTCAGTAGCTGCATTTCCGCTGCAAGTTCTTAGCGCCCAGCCTCACACCGGAGGCGAAGGGGTGCAACAAATGAATATTTTGCAAGCGATTATTTTAGGTTTCGTACAAGGAATCACGGAATTCTTACCCATTAGTAGTACAGCCCACTTAAAAGTTGTACCTGTAGTTTTAGGTTGGGGAGATCCGGGGGTAGCGTTTACGGCGATTATTCAATTGGGTAGCATTGCAGCGGTGCTGTGGTACTTCTGGCCGGATTTGGCGCGAATTATTAAGGGTTCAGCCAGAGCGATCGCTCTCAAAGATTACAATGACTATGACTTGCGGTTAGCCTTGGGGATAATTTTGGGAACTGTGCCAATTGTCTTCTTTGGGTTGTTGATTAAAAAGTTTATTCCCGATTTTGATAATTCTCCCATTAGAAGCTTAAGTGCGATCGCCATTGCTTCTATCTTTATGTCGCTGTTACTGGGATTAGCAGAACAACTAGGTAAGCGTCAACGTAACTTTGAAAAGCTGACCATGAAAGATGGCTTATTAATGGGTTTGGCGCAATGTTTAGCTTTAATTCCTGGGGTATCTCGTTCTGGTTCTACCCTCACAGGGGGGTTATTTATGGGATTAGAACGGGAAACCGCAGCCAGATTTTCATTTTTGCTAGGGATTCCCGCCATTACCTTAGCGGGGTTAGTGGAGTTAAAAGATGTTGTCGGCGCAGGCTTAAGTAGCGATGCGATGATTCCCCTAGTGGTAGGCGTAATTTCTGCTGCTATCTTCTCCTATATTGCGATCGCCGGCTTACTACGCTTCCTCAAAACCCAAAGCACCTGGGTATTTATTTGGTATCGCTTGGTATTTGGTGTAGCCATACTTGGGGCGATTAGTGCTGGTTTGTTGAAGAATATTTAA
- a CDS encoding RHS repeat-associated core domain-containing protein — translation MSTNTRPFAYNYVSPGVINIKDATGSTTQIRFTSTGQLQSIQDPLNRLTQFSYDANDYLSQITAPGNSIFKFSYDAQGRLLSQTDPLNQKVSFTYTGNLDAPTTVTDNKGQVTQYSYNTYGELTGITHANGTSQTFSYDLSGNVVQAKERSGDTFQYTYDSQGKLTRKTFDDGTFESYTYNANGKISAITKGSSTISFGYDTENRLTKVTYPNGRWLQYTYDTTGRRTKMVDQSGFTVNYNYDSENRLTGLTNASGGSLITYTYDAVGRLSRETNGNGTYTTYTYDAADQLTDISNYTANGTVNSYQRYAYNNLGRKTSVTTAEGKTTYEYDASGQLTRAFLDYTNASLTDQDLRYVYDGAGNRISSTVNGVTTNYTANNLNQYTQVGSATYTYDADGNLIKVVDGTQTWTYVYNDENRLISGTTPQGTFTYEYDALGNRTAVVQNGQRTEYLVDPLGWGHVIGEYNGSGGLIANYTHGIGLVGRFGTGGTAHYYDFDAIGSTVGLTGANGSYVNRYSYRPFGETLTATEGVANPFEYVGQWGVMNDGNGLDYMRARYYSPSLGRFMNPDPLGQAGGWNIYAYSLNNPITFIDPEGTLPIIPALLATPLGRAFVSAVVGGIGGGFAGGIDYLYEVTNRGRKFCWEELRNKIIGGAIGGTLTGGITAAFPAGQGIPIVPRIGAIAIGITGGVVIGKDLGDRPGNCNAPSPAPSAPSSAWGDAKKTVSPLVFDLDNDGIELISLQNSTTFFDLDADGFAERTGWVKADDGILAWDKNGDGEINDITELFGNATTDGFIILKQLDSNNDGIIDSKDTQFNNLRVWRDTNQDAFSDVGELRSLNDWGIKNINLNYQAVDLTNEGNRISSTSTYTLANGTTRQIVDVWFALDQVTSYYNKDYQLKAETLFLPTLRGYGNLPDLYIAMSKDSTLLGMMRNLVSLDTSNFEQFYNQFITQAEALIYRWAGVQNIATNSRGTYVDGKKLAFLETFFGDNFYQVGGGSLGGPTPADPGPQASNILLGIWNQLLREFSGRLLVQGSLRHLFPDTIYNLDNDSLENTSDLNTVLNSLVSNAPTDQDQAIIYWNLVISGLDAYENRFGLSQTDYDQRINQALASSQLSGYLNTLRQPNFLTIADDVVGGTSGNDIINGGLGNDRINSGLGDDVINGGAGDDNLDGGFGNDRVSGNDGNDTIRGGLGIDTLDGGNGTDSLYLDLSNQTVNLTITNPNNGITLPGIVTATNFEKFTITTGSGNDQLLQSAVVGGVVYRSNDIFNGGAGNDTINPGLGLNDQVSGGAGDDLLVLDYSIDDVGKGIALNSYTGSEGSSGSAGRTSTTGTWIDSISFSGINRLQVTGTTKNDSLEGGAGNDTILGSAGDDSINGGGGNDSLDGGAGSDRLILNLSTQTSNLNLALSNNLTVVGVTAKNFEQFTITTGSGNDSITQPTIVNSAIYRSNDSFTTGAGNDTINAGLGSDTVNGGVGDDLLILDYSIDDVGKEMRLNTNSSNGESSGSAYRYQATTNTYLDYLSFSGINRLQVTGTTKNDSLEGGAGNDTILGSAGDDSINGGGGNDSLDGGAGSDRLILNLSTQTSNLNLALSNNLTVVGVTAKNFEQFTITTGSGNDSITQPTIVNSAIYRSNDSFTTGAGNDTINAGLGSDTVNGGVGDDLLILDYSIDDVGKEMRLNTNSSNGESSGSAYRYQATTNTYLDYLSFSGINRLQVTGTTKNDSLEGGIGNDTILGGAGDDSISSGGGNDSLDGGAGSDRLILNLSTQTSNLNLSLSNNLTVAGVTAKNFEHFTITTGSGNDSITQPSLVNGIAYRSNDSFTTGAGNDTINAGLGSDTVNGGVGDDLLILDYSIDDVGKEMRLNTNSSNGESYGSAYRDQAANNNDLDYISFSGINRLQVTGTTKNDSLEGGAGNDTILGSAGDDSINGGGGNDSLDGGAGSDRLILNLSTQTSNLNLSLSNNLTVAGVTAKNFEHFTITTGSGNDSITQPSLVNGIAYRSNDSFTTGAGNDTINAGLGSDTVNGGVGDDLLILDYSIDDVGKEMRLNTNSSNGESYGSAYRDQVANNNDLDYISFSGINRLQVTGTTKNDSLEGGAGNDTILGGAGDDSINGGGGNDSLDGGAGNDILIGGLGNDTLIGGNGTDRFSFNNGNQGIDIIIDFLSNQSDKISVSASGFGGGLVAGGTITADQFVIGTAAGDASDRFIYNSVNGDLLFDIDGTGALAATQIAVLSSKPSLAYTDIVVIA, via the coding sequence ATGAGTACTAACACTCGCCCATTTGCTTATAATTACGTTTCTCCTGGTGTAATTAACATCAAGGATGCAACTGGTTCTACAACACAAATTCGCTTCACCAGCACTGGTCAGCTTCAAAGCATACAAGATCCGCTCAACCGCTTAACTCAATTTAGTTATGATGCCAATGACTATCTTAGTCAAATCACCGCGCCAGGAAATAGCATTTTTAAATTTAGCTATGATGCCCAAGGGCGACTACTGAGTCAAACCGATCCATTAAATCAGAAAGTCAGCTTTACCTATACAGGGAATTTGGATGCGCCGACTACTGTCACAGATAATAAGGGACAAGTAACTCAATATAGCTATAACACCTATGGCGAGTTGACCGGAATTACTCATGCCAACGGGACTTCCCAAACTTTTAGTTACGATCTATCAGGTAATGTAGTTCAGGCAAAAGAACGTAGCGGCGATACCTTTCAATATACCTACGACAGTCAGGGTAAATTGACGCGCAAAACCTTTGATGATGGGACTTTTGAAAGTTATACTTACAACGCCAACGGGAAGATTAGTGCCATTACTAAGGGAAGTAGCACCATTAGCTTCGGCTATGACACAGAGAATCGCCTCACGAAAGTTACCTATCCTAATGGACGCTGGCTGCAATATACCTACGACACTACAGGAAGGCGGACAAAGATGGTGGATCAAAGTGGATTCACCGTTAACTATAACTACGATAGTGAGAATCGCTTAACTGGGTTAACTAATGCCAGTGGTGGGAGTTTAATTACTTATACTTATGATGCAGTAGGGCGTTTAAGCCGAGAAACCAACGGTAATGGCACTTACACTACCTATACTTATGATGCTGCCGATCAACTGACAGATATCTCAAATTATACTGCCAATGGTACAGTCAATTCTTACCAACGCTACGCCTACAATAATTTAGGTCGGAAAACTAGCGTCACCACAGCAGAAGGAAAAACGACCTATGAGTATGATGCTTCAGGACAGTTAACCCGTGCTTTTTTGGATTACACCAATGCAAGTTTGACAGATCAAGATTTGCGTTATGTCTATGATGGTGCAGGGAATCGCATTAGTAGCACTGTCAATGGAGTCACAACAAACTATACAGCAAATAATCTCAATCAATACACCCAGGTTGGTAGTGCGACCTATACCTATGATGCAGATGGCAATTTAATTAAGGTTGTCGATGGCACTCAGACTTGGACTTATGTTTACAATGATGAAAATCGTTTAATTAGCGGTACAACACCCCAAGGGACATTTACTTATGAGTATGATGCTTTGGGGAACCGCACTGCTGTTGTGCAGAATGGACAGCGCACAGAATATTTAGTCGATCCCTTGGGATGGGGACACGTGATCGGCGAGTATAACGGTAGCGGTGGATTAATTGCCAATTACACACATGGTATAGGCTTAGTCGGACGTTTTGGTACGGGTGGTACAGCACATTATTATGATTTTGATGCGATCGGTTCCACAGTTGGCTTAACTGGTGCCAATGGAAGCTACGTTAACCGCTACAGTTACCGTCCTTTTGGTGAAACCCTCACAGCCACAGAGGGAGTAGCTAACCCCTTTGAATATGTAGGGCAATGGGGAGTAATGAATGATGGCAATGGACTCGACTACATGAGAGCGAGATATTATTCGCCTTCATTAGGTCGGTTCATGAATCCCGATCCGCTTGGTCAAGCAGGTGGCTGGAATATTTATGCTTATAGTTTAAATAATCCTATTACCTTTATTGATCCAGAAGGAACTTTGCCCATAATACCAGCGCTTTTGGCCACACCTTTAGGTAGAGCATTTGTAAGTGCAGTAGTTGGTGGGATAGGAGGTGGTTTCGCCGGTGGAATAGATTACCTATATGAAGTTACTAACAGAGGACGTAAATTTTGCTGGGAAGAACTTCGTAATAAAATTATTGGAGGTGCTATTGGAGGTACATTAACAGGAGGAATAACAGCGGCTTTTCCGGCAGGACAAGGTATTCCGATAGTACCCCGTATAGGTGCTATAGCTATTGGAATTACTGGTGGTGTAGTAATAGGAAAAGATTTAGGAGATAGACCTGGTAATTGCAATGCACCCTCCCCTGCTCCAAGTGCTCCTAGTTCAGCATGGGGAGACGCAAAAAAAACAGTTTCCCCTCTTGTTTTCGACCTCGACAACGATGGAATTGAACTTATCTCCTTACAAAACTCCACAACCTTCTTCGACCTTGATGCAGATGGCTTTGCGGAAAGAACTGGATGGGTAAAAGCAGATGATGGCATTCTTGCATGGGACAAGAATGGTGATGGAGAAATTAATGATATTACTGAATTGTTTGGTAATGCCACAACTGACGGATTTATTATTCTCAAACAGTTAGACAGTAATAATGATGGAATTATTGATTCCAAAGATACTCAGTTTAACAACCTGAGAGTTTGGCGGGATACAAATCAAGATGCTTTTTCAGATGTTGGTGAACTCAGAAGCTTAAATGATTGGGGAATTAAAAACATTAATCTCAACTATCAAGCTGTAGATCTAACTAACGAAGGTAACCGCATCAGTAGTACTAGTACTTATACCCTTGCCAATGGCACAACCCGACAAATTGTTGATGTTTGGTTTGCTTTAGATCAAGTTACAAGTTACTACAACAAGGACTATCAACTCAAAGCTGAAACTCTCTTTTTACCAACCCTCAGAGGCTACGGCAACCTACCAGATCTGTACATTGCTATGAGCAAAGACTCAACTCTGCTCGGCATGATGAGAAATCTAGTAAGTTTAGATACTAGCAACTTTGAACAATTCTATAACCAGTTTATTACCCAAGCTGAAGCCCTTATCTATCGTTGGGCTGGTGTACAAAACATTGCTACTAATAGCCGGGGTACTTATGTTGATGGTAAGAAGTTAGCCTTTTTAGAAACTTTCTTTGGCGACAACTTCTATCAAGTAGGTGGGGGAAGCTTAGGTGGCCCAACACCAGCTGACCCAGGCCCCCAAGCATCTAACATTTTATTAGGAATTTGGAATCAATTATTACGTGAATTTAGTGGACGCTTGTTGGTTCAAGGTTCATTGCGCCATTTATTTCCTGATACAATATACAACCTTGACAATGACAGCCTAGAAAATACTAGCGATCTCAATACAGTTCTCAATAGTTTAGTAAGCAATGCACCTACCGATCAAGACCAAGCTATTATTTACTGGAATTTGGTCATTAGCGGATTAGATGCTTATGAAAACCGATTTGGACTATCACAAACTGACTACGATCAACGCATCAACCAAGCTTTAGCTTCTAGTCAACTTTCAGGTTATTTAAATACTTTACGCCAACCTAACTTTTTGACTATTGCCGATGATGTAGTTGGCGGAACATCGGGTAATGACATCATCAATGGCGGGTTAGGAAATGACCGAATTAACAGTGGCTTAGGTGATGATGTAATTAACGGTGGGGCTGGTGATGATAACCTGGATGGGGGTTTTGGTAATGATCGCGTCAGTGGCAATGATGGTAATGACACCATTAGAGGTGGACTAGGAATTGATACCCTTGATGGTGGTAATGGTACTGATAGTCTCTATCTTGATCTATCCAATCAAACCGTTAATTTAACGATTACCAACCCTAACAATGGCATTACTCTCCCAGGAATTGTTACTGCTACTAATTTTGAGAAATTTACAATTACTACAGGTAGTGGTAATGACCAATTGTTGCAATCTGCGGTAGTTGGGGGAGTAGTTTACCGCAGTAATGACATCTTCAATGGTGGTGCAGGTAATGACACCATTAATCCTGGTTTAGGGTTAAACGATCAAGTTAGCGGTGGTGCAGGAGATGACTTGCTTGTTCTTGACTATTCTATAGATGATGTTGGCAAAGGTATAGCCCTTAACAGCTATACAGGATCAGAAGGATCTTCAGGAAGTGCAGGACGTACATCAACTACAGGAACTTGGATTGACTCAATTTCATTCAGTGGCATCAACCGATTACAGGTCACAGGGACAACGAAAAACGATAGCTTGGAAGGAGGAGCAGGTAACGACACCATACTCGGTAGTGCAGGAGATGACAGCATTAACGGTGGCGGTGGTAACGACAGCTTGGACGGTGGCGCAGGTAGCGATCGCCTTATCCTCAACCTCTCAACCCAAACCAGCAACCTCAACCTCGCCTTGAGTAACAATCTCACAGTTGTAGGTGTAACTGCTAAAAACTTTGAGCAATTTACCATTACCACAGGTTCGGGTAACGACAGTATTACTCAACCGACAATCGTTAACAGTGCGATTTATCGCAGCAATGACAGTTTCACTACAGGCGCAGGAAACGACACCATCAATGCTGGCTTAGGCAGCGACACAGTCAATGGTGGTGTAGGCGATGACCTACTCATCTTGGACTACTCAATTGATGATGTGGGCAAAGAAATGCGCCTGAACACTAATTCCAGCAATGGTGAATCCTCTGGTAGTGCTTATCGCTATCAAGCCACGACTAACACTTACCTCGACTATCTTTCCTTCAGTGGCATCAACCGATTACAGGTCACAGGGACAACGAAAAACGATAGCTTGGAAGGAGGAGCAGGTAACGACACCATACTCGGTAGTGCAGGAGATGACAGCATTAACGGTGGCGGTGGTAACGACAGCTTGGACGGTGGCGCAGGTAGCGATCGCCTTATCCTCAACCTCTCAACCCAAACCAGCAACCTCAACCTCGCCTTGAGTAACAATCTCACAGTTGTAGGTGTAACTGCTAAAAACTTTGAGCAATTTACCATTACCACAGGTTCGGGTAACGACAGTATTACTCAACCGACAATCGTTAACAGTGCGATTTATCGCAGCAATGACAGTTTCACTACAGGCGCAGGAAACGACACCATCAATGCTGGCTTAGGCAGCGACACAGTCAATGGTGGTGTAGGCGATGACCTACTCATCTTGGACTACTCAATTGATGATGTGGGCAAAGAAATGCGCCTGAACACTAATTCCAGCAATGGTGAATCCTCTGGTAGTGCTTATCGCTATCAAGCCACGACTAACACTTACCTCGACTATCTTTCCTTCAGTGGCATCAACCGATTACAGGTCACAGGGACAACGAAAAACGATAGCTTGGAAGGAGGAATAGGTAACGATACCATACTCGGTGGTGCAGGAGATGACAGCATTAGTAGTGGTGGTGGGAATGATAGCTTGGATGGTGGCGCAGGTAGCGATCGCCTCATCCTCAACCTCTCAACCCAAACCAGCAACCTTAACCTCAGCCTGAGTAACAATCTCACAGTTGCAGGTGTAACTGCCAAAAACTTTGAGCATTTCACCATTACCACAGGTTCGGGTAACGACAGTATTACTCAACCGAGCCTAGTTAATGGAATAGCCTACCGTAGCAATGACAGTTTCACTACAGGCGCAGGAAACGACACCATCAATGCTGGTTTAGGTAGCGACACAGTCAATGGCGGTGTGGGTGATGACCTACTCATCTTGGACTACTCCATTGATGATGTGGGCAAAGAAATGCGCCTCAACACCAATTCCAGCAATGGTGAGTCTTATGGCAGTGCTTATCGCGACCAGGCGGCGAATAATAATGATCTGGACTATATCTCATTCAGCGGGATTAACCGCCTTCAGGTAACGGGTACAACTAAAAACGATAGCTTGGAAGGAGGAGCAGGTAACGACACCATACTCGGTAGTGCAGGAGATGACAGCATTAACGGTGGCGGTGGTAACGACAGCTTGGATGGTGGCGCAGGTAGCGATCGCCTTATCCTCAACCTTTCAACCCAAACCAGCAACCTCAACCTCAGCCTGAGTAACAATCTCACAGTTGCAGGTGTAACTGCCAAAAACTTTGAGCATTTCACCATTACCACAGGTTCGGGTAACGACAGTATTACTCAACCGAGCCTAGTCAATGGAATAGCCTACCGTAGCAATGACAGTTTCACTACAGGCGCAGGAAACGACACCATCAATGCTGGCTTAGGCAGCGACACAGTCAATGGTGGTGTAGGCGATGACCTACTCATCTTGGACTACTCCATTGATGATGTGGGCAAAGAAATGCGCCTCAACACTAATTCCAGCAATGGTGAGTCTTATGGCAGTGCTTATCGCGACCAGGTGGCGAATAATAATGATCTGGACTATATCTCATTCAGCGGGATTAACCGCCTTCAGGTAACGGGTACAACTAAAAACGATAGCTTGGAAGGAGGAGCAGGTAACGACACCATACTCGGTGGTGCTGGTGATGACAGCATTAACGGTGGCGGTGGTAATGATAGCTTAGACGGTGGTGCTGGGAATGATATTTTGATTGGCGGCCTAGGCAATGATACTTTGATTGGTGGTAATGGAACTGACAGATTTAGTTTCAATAATGGTAATCAGGGAATTGATATCATTATTGATTTCTTGAGTAATCAAAGCGATAAAATTTCTGTTTCTGCTTCTGGTTTTGGCGGTGGTTTAGTAGCAGGTGGAACAATTACTGCCGATCAATTTGTGATCGGCACAGCTGCGGGTGACGCTTCTGATAGGTTTATCTATAACTCGGTTAATGGAGATTTATTGTTTGACATTGACGGTACAGGTGCTTTAGCAGCTACGCAAATTGCTGTACTGAGTTCCAAGCCTTCTTTGGCTTACACTGACATTGTTGTCATAGCTTAA
- a CDS encoding TIGR03279 family radical SAM protein, whose protein sequence is MSALTIRPAKISKVLPDSIAAEVGFEVGDAIVAINGTCPRDLIDYQFLCADEVLELEVLDTSGKTHHVEIEKDYDDDLGLEFETALFDALIQCNNRCPFCFIDQQPPGKRSSLYFKDDDYRLSFLYGSYLTLTNLPEREWQRIEQMRLSPLYVSVHATEPEVRIRLLKNPRAGQILQQLKWFQERRLQIHAQVVVCPGINDGFYLEQTLHELASFYTGEVPTVASVAVVPVGLTRFRPQEDELIPVTREKAKEVISQVRSLALEFRQKFGSSVVWLADEWFLIAGEELPSEAEYEEYPQIDNGVGSIRLFLKQFAAAAASLPAKISPEKKLTWVVGNAVEQAFQPILTQLNNVEGLQVTMRALASDYWGQNISVTGLLTGHDLILNLKGQDLGDGILLPNVMLKHGELIFLDDMSIAEVASKLETKIFPISGIEQLINTCIG, encoded by the coding sequence ATGAGTGCGTTGACTATTCGTCCTGCCAAAATTAGTAAAGTATTACCAGATTCCATCGCGGCTGAAGTTGGCTTTGAGGTGGGGGATGCGATTGTTGCGATTAACGGTACTTGTCCCCGCGATTTAATTGATTACCAATTTTTATGTGCTGATGAAGTTCTAGAACTAGAGGTTTTAGATACATCTGGAAAAACTCATCACGTAGAAATTGAAAAAGACTACGATGACGATTTAGGGCTAGAATTTGAAACTGCGCTGTTTGATGCTTTAATTCAGTGCAATAACCGCTGTCCCTTTTGCTTTATTGACCAACAGCCGCCAGGTAAGCGTTCTAGCTTGTATTTTAAAGATGACGATTACCGTCTGAGCTTTTTGTATGGTTCCTATTTAACTCTCACCAATTTACCAGAACGGGAATGGCAGCGGATTGAACAGATGCGTCTGTCTCCTTTATATGTTTCTGTTCATGCTACAGAACCAGAAGTGAGAATTAGACTGCTGAAAAATCCCCGTGCGGGACAAATCTTACAACAACTCAAGTGGTTTCAAGAAAGACGGCTGCAAATTCACGCCCAAGTAGTGGTTTGTCCTGGTATAAATGATGGCTTTTATTTGGAACAAACATTACATGAATTAGCGTCATTTTATACTGGCGAAGTGCCGACAGTGGCATCAGTAGCAGTAGTCCCTGTGGGTTTAACAAGGTTTCGCCCTCAAGAAGACGAACTCATTCCTGTCACCAGAGAAAAAGCTAAAGAAGTAATTTCCCAAGTGCGATCGCTTGCTTTAGAATTTCGCCAAAAGTTCGGTTCTAGCGTGGTTTGGTTGGCTGATGAGTGGTTTTTAATTGCAGGTGAAGAGTTACCTAGCGAAGCTGAATATGAGGAGTATCCCCAAATTGATAATGGCGTTGGTTCGATTCGGTTATTTCTCAAGCAATTTGCAGCTGCAGCGGCATCTCTCCCTGCTAAAATTTCTCCCGAAAAGAAATTAACTTGGGTAGTTGGTAATGCAGTTGAGCAAGCATTTCAACCCATCCTCACACAATTAAATAATGTGGAGGGTTTGCAGGTAACTATGCGTGCCTTAGCTAGCGACTATTGGGGACAGAATATTAGTGTGACTGGTTTATTAACTGGCCATGATTTAATTCTAAACTTAAAAGGGCAAGATTTAGGTGATGGCATTTTGCTGCCAAATGTCATGCTTAAACATGGTGAATTAATATTTTTAGATGATATGAGTATTGCAGAAGTCGCTAGCAAACTAGAAACCAAAATCTTTCCTATATCAGGGATTGAGCAATTAATCAATACCTGTATTGGATGA